A section of the Thermotoga caldifontis AZM44c09 genome encodes:
- the hutU gene encoding urocanate hydratase, which translates to METISKGIVIRAPRGTTLTCKSWQTEAAMRMLMNNLDPEVAKDPANLIVYGGTGKAARNWECFYKIVETLKKLENDETLLVQSGKPVAVFKTHEWAPRVLIANSLLVPKWATWEYFRELEERGLIMYGQMTAGSWIYIGTQGILQGTYETFYAVAKKYFNGTLRGRFVLTAGLGEMGGAQPLAVTMNDGVVLAVEVDKRMIDRRLNTGYLDTWTDDLDEALRLVKEAIRAGKPLSVALLANAAEVHPKLVKMGIIPDVVTDQTAAHDPLNGYIPKGLSVEEAAELRRKDPQEYLKRVYESVVEHVNAILEMKRQGAKVFEYGNNIRRLAYEHGVKDAFEIPGYVPEYIRDLFAQGSGPFRWVALSGDPQDIYATDRKVLELFPEDEHLRKWIEMAEKKVKWQGLPARICWLGQGQRTLMGLAMNEMVRKGELKAPIVIGRDHHDTGSVASPYRETEAMKDGSDAIADWPILNALLNTASGATWVSVHHGGGVGIGYSIHAGMVIVADGTDLARQKLERVLTNDSGIGVIRHLDAGYDIALETAKKKGLRYPMME; encoded by the coding sequence ATGGAGACCATTTCAAAAGGGATCGTCATCAGAGCACCGAGGGGCACAACCTTGACGTGTAAGAGCTGGCAAACAGAGGCAGCCATGCGTATGCTGATGAACAACTTAGACCCGGAAGTGGCGAAGGATCCAGCGAATCTGATCGTTTACGGCGGAACGGGAAAGGCCGCGCGCAACTGGGAATGTTTCTACAAAATAGTGGAAACTTTGAAGAAGCTCGAGAACGATGAAACGTTGCTGGTTCAGAGTGGAAAACCGGTGGCGGTTTTCAAAACGCACGAGTGGGCACCCAGGGTTCTGATAGCCAACTCACTCCTGGTGCCGAAATGGGCCACGTGGGAATATTTCAGAGAACTCGAAGAGCGCGGTCTGATAATGTACGGGCAGATGACGGCCGGCAGTTGGATCTACATCGGAACGCAGGGAATACTGCAGGGCACCTACGAAACTTTTTATGCGGTGGCCAAAAAATACTTTAACGGAACGCTGAGAGGAAGGTTCGTTTTGACGGCAGGACTCGGCGAGATGGGTGGCGCGCAGCCATTGGCCGTTACCATGAACGATGGTGTTGTGCTCGCAGTTGAGGTTGACAAGAGAATGATAGATAGAAGATTGAACACCGGATACCTCGATACCTGGACGGACGATCTCGACGAAGCTTTGAGACTCGTTAAAGAGGCGATCAGGGCTGGTAAACCGCTCTCCGTCGCGTTGCTCGCGAACGCGGCCGAGGTTCATCCAAAACTCGTGAAGATGGGGATCATCCCAGACGTCGTGACAGACCAGACGGCGGCACACGATCCGCTGAACGGTTACATCCCCAAGGGTTTGAGTGTCGAAGAGGCCGCGGAGTTGAGAAGGAAGGATCCGCAGGAGTACCTGAAGAGAGTCTATGAATCTGTGGTCGAACACGTGAACGCAATCTTGGAGATGAAGAGGCAGGGTGCAAAGGTTTTCGAATATGGGAACAACATCAGAAGACTCGCTTACGAACACGGCGTCAAAGATGCCTTCGAAATACCGGGCTATGTTCCCGAGTACATAAGAGATCTCTTTGCGCAGGGTAGCGGTCCTTTCAGGTGGGTTGCCCTTTCCGGCGATCCTCAGGATATCTATGCGACCGACAGAAAGGTTCTTGAGCTGTTCCCGGAAGACGAACACCTGCGTAAGTGGATAGAGATGGCCGAGAAGAAAGTCAAGTGGCAGGGACTTCCGGCAAGGATATGCTGGCTCGGTCAGGGTCAGAGGACGCTCATGGGACTCGCCATGAACGAGATGGTGAGGAAGGGAGAACTCAAGGCCCCCATCGTGATAGGTAGAGACCACCACGATACAGGTTCTGTGGCGTCGCCTTACAGGGAGACGGAAGCGATGAAAGATGGCAGCGATGCGATCGCCGATTGGCCCATCCTGAACGCCTTGCTCAACACCGCCAGCGGCGCAACTTGGGTGAGTGTTCACCACGGTGGTGGAGTTGGGATAGGTTATTCTATCCATGCGGGTATGGTCATCGTTGCCGATGGCACTGATCTGGCGCGCCAGAAGCTCGAGAGAGTGCTCACTAACGATTCGGGCATTGGGGTCATAAGGCATCTCGACGCGGGTTACGATATCGCCTTGGAAACGGCAAAGAAGAAAGGCTTAAGGTATCCAATGATGGAATGA
- a CDS encoding fumarate hydratase, translating to MKPSLVSHEEVVERISRKLIEANNTLRQEILQQLLSYDGPFSDVLRRNAEVAKSKDLPLCQDTGFVEFFIFTPPNVVFEKPIQEICDEAVFKAYSSKPYRFSIVSDPLYQRKNTQTNTPSICHIFHWNQEKVQIRFLIKGGGSENLTTLFMLSPTSTEEEFIDKLIAHVCLHGSKSCPPLRIGVGIGGSADKALLLSKLALTYAFDEEIPYPRYVELEEKALKKLNELKIGFQGLGIGSTAFSVRILHFPVHIANLPVAVSFDCYLSRMGVVEFEPVRIESW from the coding sequence ATGAAACCATCGCTGGTGAGCCACGAGGAAGTGGTGGAAAGGATTTCCCGTAAGTTAATCGAGGCGAACAACACCTTACGGCAAGAGATCTTGCAACAACTTCTGTCCTACGATGGCCCTTTCTCCGACGTGCTGCGTCGAAACGCTGAAGTGGCAAAGAGCAAAGATCTTCCACTCTGCCAGGACACTGGCTTCGTCGAATTCTTCATCTTCACACCTCCGAACGTGGTTTTTGAAAAACCGATTCAAGAGATCTGTGACGAGGCTGTTTTCAAGGCTTACTCTTCTAAGCCCTATCGCTTTTCCATCGTGAGCGATCCACTTTACCAGCGCAAAAACACCCAAACCAATACTCCCTCGATCTGTCACATATTTCACTGGAACCAAGAAAAAGTACAGATAAGATTCCTGATCAAAGGCGGAGGCAGTGAGAATTTGACAACGCTCTTCATGCTTTCTCCCACCAGTACTGAGGAAGAATTCATCGACAAGTTGATCGCCCACGTGTGCTTGCACGGTTCGAAGAGTTGCCCTCCTTTGAGGATAGGTGTCGGCATCGGCGGTAGTGCGGATAAGGCTCTGTTACTTTCAAAACTTGCACTCACATACGCTTTTGATGAAGAGATCCCCTATCCGCGCTACGTTGAACTCGAGGAAAAGGCCTTGAAAAAACTCAACGAGTTGAAAATAGGATTTCAAGGTCTCGGAATTGGATCAACCGCTTTCTCAGTACGGATTTTGCACTTTCCGGTTCACATAGCGAATCTTCCTGTTGCTGTCTCGTTCGATTGCTATCTTTCAAGAATGGGAGTGGTGGAATTTGAACCTGTTAGAATTGAAAGTTGGTGA
- the nikC gene encoding nickel transporter permease, translated as MVKLDSTQVEKSTISRWKPVIEDWKHTFYLWRRTKLAMVGTFIVAGFLLMALLAPLLAPYDPIKVDLVNRLKPPSKQFLFGTDQFGRDILSRVLYGARVEVWIIFLVTVISGTIGTAIGIVAGYFGGWIDEILMRITDIFLAFPRLILAMALSAVLGRGLTNAIIAISLVEWTVIARLARAEAMRVKSQPFIEAAKAVGASDLRILVLHVLPMCVSPVLVQLTMRMGTIILTAAGLGFLGLGAQPPTPEWGAIVSDGRSYLINHWWISTFPGLFIAVVVLGFNLLGDGIRDILDPRLRR; from the coding sequence GTGGTCAAGTTGGACAGCACCCAGGTTGAAAAAAGCACGATATCCCGCTGGAAACCAGTGATTGAAGACTGGAAGCATACGTTCTATCTCTGGCGAAGGACAAAACTCGCCATGGTTGGTACGTTCATCGTCGCTGGTTTTCTCCTGATGGCCCTCCTGGCACCGCTTCTTGCGCCTTACGATCCGATAAAGGTCGATCTTGTCAACAGGTTGAAACCTCCGAGCAAGCAATTCCTTTTCGGTACGGACCAGTTCGGCAGGGACATACTGAGCAGGGTACTCTACGGAGCGAGGGTTGAGGTGTGGATCATATTCCTCGTGACGGTGATCAGTGGAACGATCGGCACGGCAATAGGTATCGTTGCGGGATACTTCGGTGGCTGGATCGATGAGATCCTCATGCGAATAACGGACATCTTCCTTGCTTTTCCAAGGTTGATACTCGCCATGGCACTCTCTGCGGTGCTGGGAAGAGGTTTGACAAACGCCATCATCGCCATCTCTCTCGTCGAATGGACCGTCATAGCGAGGCTGGCGAGGGCTGAGGCCATGCGAGTGAAGTCCCAGCCGTTCATAGAGGCGGCCAAGGCTGTGGGGGCAAGTGATCTGAGAATTTTGGTGCTTCACGTGCTCCCCATGTGTGTCTCACCAGTTCTGGTGCAACTGACCATGAGGATGGGAACGATCATTCTGACTGCGGCTGGCTTAGGTTTCCTCGGACTCGGTGCGCAACCTCCAACACCCGAGTGGGGTGCCATAGTGAGCGATGGACGAAGTTATCTGATAAACCACTGGTGGATCTCCACCTTTCCAGGTCTCTTCATAGCAGTGGTGGTTCTCGGATTCAACCTGCTGGGTGATGGTATCAGGGACATTCTCGATCCGAGACTGCGAAGGTGA
- a CDS encoding ABC transporter permease: protein MKLATFIAKRLFLMLLVLFGVSVLVFVISKVIPADPVGAILGGNAPVELVEDLRRRLGLDKPLINQFFDYMSGLVKGDLGKSLKTNRPVVKDIAEFFPATLELAISATLFSIVLGILLGIFSAVYRNRFIDHFSRVFSILGVSMPVFWTGLLLLLLFYFRLGWLPGGGRLSLFTTPPTKYTGLLVLDSLLSWNMEALKDALAHLVLPTIVLGYSSTASIARITRASMLDVLRQDFIRTAKAKGIGRRLVIYRHALRNALIPIVTIIGLTFGGLLEGAVLTETIFSWPGLGRYIVNALLVLDYPAIMGGTLFVAVIYSLVNLVVDIIYAVLDPRMRI from the coding sequence ATGAAGCTCGCAACTTTCATAGCTAAGAGATTGTTTTTGATGTTGCTTGTACTTTTTGGGGTTTCGGTCTTAGTGTTCGTGATCTCCAAAGTCATTCCCGCGGACCCTGTTGGAGCCATTCTGGGTGGGAACGCACCGGTTGAGTTGGTGGAAGATCTGAGAAGGCGGCTCGGTCTGGACAAACCTTTGATCAATCAATTTTTCGACTACATGTCTGGTCTGGTGAAAGGTGACCTCGGTAAATCTTTGAAAACCAACAGACCCGTGGTTAAGGACATCGCAGAGTTTTTTCCAGCGACACTCGAACTGGCGATATCCGCAACGTTATTTTCGATCGTTTTGGGTATCCTGCTGGGAATATTCTCGGCCGTCTACAGGAACAGGTTCATAGATCATTTCTCACGCGTGTTTTCAATCCTCGGTGTTTCGATGCCTGTCTTTTGGACAGGCCTTTTGTTGTTGCTACTCTTCTATTTCCGCCTCGGCTGGTTGCCCGGTGGGGGAAGACTCAGCCTCTTCACCACACCTCCCACGAAATACACAGGTTTGTTGGTGCTGGATTCTCTCCTTTCCTGGAATATGGAGGCTCTGAAGGATGCACTGGCACACCTCGTTTTGCCGACGATCGTTCTGGGATATTCGTCGACCGCTTCCATCGCAAGGATCACGAGGGCGAGTATGCTCGATGTTCTGCGACAGGACTTCATAAGAACGGCAAAAGCGAAAGGCATAGGCAGGCGTTTGGTTATATACAGGCACGCTTTGAGGAACGCATTGATACCGATCGTGACGATCATCGGACTCACTTTTGGTGGCTTGCTCGAGGGAGCGGTTTTGACGGAGACGATTTTCAGCTGGCCTGGCTTGGGTAGATACATTGTCAACGCACTTCTGGTGCTCGATTATCCTGCCATCATGGGAGGAACACTCTTCGTCGCGGTTATTTACTCGCTCGTGAACCTCGTGGTGGACATCATCTACGCCGTGCTCGATCCGAGGATGAGGATCTGA
- a CDS encoding ABC transporter ATP-binding protein codes for MAVLLKVEGLKKYFEIRKSIFSKPIYVKAVNDVSFEIERGSIFAVVGESGSGKSTLGRTVIKLIEPTSGRIIYDGRDITHLDKKDFLDYRRRMQIVQQDPYNSLHPRKLVKDIIGEGLKIHFRMRADEIYIRIKEMLELVGMREEHMFRYPHEFSGGQRQRIAIARALVLRPEFLVLDEPTSALDVSVQARVLTLLKELREKFNLTYMFITHNLAVVDHMATHVAVMYLGKIMEMGSKEDIFERASHPYTRALLDSIPSFGTGRRIRSIPKGEIPNPANPPSGCVYHTRCIRAVEICKSVEPDLVEVSPGHFCRCHFCG; via the coding sequence ATGGCAGTGCTGCTCAAAGTTGAGGGACTGAAAAAGTATTTTGAGATTCGAAAATCCATCTTTTCAAAACCGATCTACGTGAAGGCTGTGAACGATGTTTCTTTTGAAATCGAGAGAGGTTCGATATTTGCAGTGGTCGGTGAGTCCGGTTCCGGTAAGAGTACCCTTGGAAGGACCGTCATAAAACTTATCGAGCCAACCTCAGGAAGGATCATTTACGACGGTCGTGACATAACACACCTCGATAAGAAGGATTTTCTCGACTACAGACGTCGTATGCAGATCGTTCAGCAGGATCCTTACAACTCCCTGCACCCGCGCAAGCTTGTCAAGGACATCATCGGCGAGGGTTTGAAGATCCATTTCAGGATGCGGGCTGATGAGATCTATATTCGCATAAAGGAGATGTTGGAGTTAGTCGGTATGAGAGAAGAGCATATGTTCAGATACCCTCACGAGTTTTCGGGCGGACAGAGGCAGAGGATCGCCATCGCGAGGGCTTTGGTTCTGAGGCCGGAGTTCCTGGTTCTGGATGAGCCCACGTCCGCTTTGGACGTTTCTGTTCAGGCGAGGGTACTCACGCTTCTGAAAGAGCTCAGGGAGAAGTTCAATCTGACCTACATGTTCATCACGCACAATCTGGCTGTCGTCGACCACATGGCGACACACGTTGCGGTGATGTATCTCGGAAAGATCATGGAAATGGGCTCGAAAGAGGATATCTTCGAAAGAGCTTCGCACCCCTACACCAGGGCCTTACTCGATTCGATTCCCTCTTTCGGTACCGGTAGACGCATCAGATCGATCCCGAAGGGTGAAATACCGAACCCGGCGAACCCTCCATCCGGTTGTGTCTACCACACACGCTGCATTCGGGCAGTTGAAATCTGTAAAAGTGTGGAGCCGGATCTCGTCGAGGTTTCACCAGGTCACTTTTGCAGGTGCCACTTCTGCGGTTAA
- a CDS encoding ABC transporter ATP-binding protein — protein sequence MRGSLLNVEKLRVVFYTYRGVIKALNGVKLWLNEEERLAVVGETGCGKSVTALAIMRLIEPPGEIVEGKVEFLGQDLLKLPEEEMERIRGKSVSMIFQEPISALNPVFKVGFQIAEAIAHSQNIPIKDAYQFVPEALTMVGLDWKRTMNLYAHELSGGMAQRVMIAMALAVKPKLLIADEPTSALDVTIQAQILELLDNLVRAGRNAVIFITHDLAVASEFCDRVAVMYAGNVVEVASSEEVFAQPLHPYTMGLIDSIPLVGQRKELKGIPGVVPDLVDPPSGCRFHPRCQKAFDKCKVELPDLIEVSKDHFVACHLYAAGDRDGSAAQS from the coding sequence GTGCGAGGATCCTTGCTGAACGTTGAGAAATTGCGCGTGGTCTTCTACACCTATCGCGGTGTGATAAAGGCGCTCAACGGTGTCAAACTGTGGCTCAACGAGGAAGAAAGGCTCGCGGTGGTTGGTGAAACTGGCTGTGGAAAGTCTGTGACAGCCTTGGCGATCATGAGGTTGATAGAACCACCAGGGGAAATTGTCGAAGGGAAGGTTGAGTTCCTCGGCCAGGACCTGTTGAAATTGCCGGAAGAAGAGATGGAAAGGATCAGAGGAAAGTCGGTATCGATGATCTTCCAAGAGCCCATTTCGGCACTGAACCCAGTGTTCAAGGTGGGGTTTCAGATCGCTGAGGCGATCGCTCACAGTCAGAACATACCGATCAAGGATGCTTATCAATTTGTCCCAGAAGCGCTCACCATGGTGGGACTGGACTGGAAAAGAACGATGAACCTTTACGCTCACGAGTTGAGCGGTGGGATGGCGCAGAGAGTCATGATAGCCATGGCGTTGGCTGTGAAACCGAAACTGCTCATAGCGGATGAACCAACCTCGGCACTGGACGTGACGATCCAGGCTCAGATACTCGAGTTGCTCGACAACCTTGTTCGGGCGGGCAGGAACGCCGTCATTTTCATCACCCACGATCTGGCTGTGGCTTCCGAATTCTGCGACAGGGTGGCCGTGATGTACGCGGGAAACGTTGTCGAGGTGGCGAGCAGTGAAGAGGTGTTTGCTCAGCCGCTTCATCCGTACACGATGGGTTTGATCGATTCCATACCTCTGGTAGGTCAGAGGAAAGAGCTTAAAGGAATTCCAGGTGTGGTTCCGGATCTGGTCGATCCACCGAGTGGATGTCGTTTTCATCCGAGATGTCAGAAGGCGTTCGATAAGTGTAAGGTCGAGCTCCCCGATTTGATCGAGGTGAGCAAGGACCACTTTGTTGCGTGCCACCTTTACGCTGCGGGGGATCGAGATGGCAGTGCTGCTCAAAGTTGA
- a CDS encoding PDC sensor domain-containing protein produces the protein MDRIKELSELFARPECQNLDWRSFEPVAKRFLEEKGGIYEAAFIADSDGNFITTTGATGTIKDRNYFRRLKSSNLDWTISDPIRSRATGNMVLTIAFAIRENGKFKGVAGVNLNVSKLEEQIKLS, from the coding sequence ATGGACAGGATAAAAGAACTTTCGGAACTGTTTGCGAGACCAGAGTGTCAGAATCTCGACTGGCGTTCTTTCGAACCTGTGGCGAAACGCTTCCTCGAGGAGAAAGGCGGTATATACGAAGCTGCGTTCATAGCAGATAGCGATGGCAACTTCATCACAACCACAGGTGCAACAGGTACGATAAAAGACAGGAATTACTTTCGCCGTTTGAAAAGCAGCAACTTGGACTGGACGATCTCCGATCCAATTCGATCTCGCGCTACCGGGAACATGGTACTCACAATCGCGTTCGCGATCCGTGAAAACGGAAAGTTCAAGGGTGTCGCCGGGGTCAACCTGAACGTCTCCAAGCTGGAAGAACAGATAAAACTCTCGTGA
- a CDS encoding tripartite tricarboxylate transporter TctB family protein — MAELVSSICFFVTGLVFLFESYKIRVLRFGGSLGGDFFPKFFSAMVIAISSMWVVSSLVKVWKKKQATRLEFAPGGLRRIMIYLVGFIVYIVMLDLFGFFVPSVGVSLLTYLLLREKVKPVDFLTGSAYSLLVVTIIWFLFTKVLGLLLPSGRLV, encoded by the coding sequence ATGGCTGAGCTCGTGAGTTCGATCTGCTTTTTCGTGACCGGTCTGGTTTTCCTTTTCGAATCTTACAAGATCAGAGTTCTGAGATTTGGTGGTTCGCTCGGTGGGGATTTCTTTCCAAAGTTTTTCTCCGCCATGGTCATCGCGATCTCGAGTATGTGGGTGGTATCAAGTTTGGTCAAAGTGTGGAAGAAAAAGCAAGCGACGCGCTTGGAATTCGCACCGGGTGGTCTGAGAAGGATCATGATCTATTTGGTCGGTTTCATCGTTTACATAGTCATGCTCGATCTGTTCGGTTTCTTCGTCCCCAGCGTTGGTGTATCGCTGCTCACGTACTTACTTTTGAGGGAAAAAGTCAAACCCGTGGATTTCTTAACCGGTAGTGCTTATTCGCTCCTCGTGGTAACGATCATTTGGTTCCTTTTCACGAAAGTTCTGGGGCTATTGCTCCCCTCCGGTCGTCTGGTTTGA
- a CDS encoding ABC transporter substrate-binding protein, producing MRKAAVLLLATLLLLVAFAKTPKDTLVIAANTEIFITLDPAVCYETFAAAVVTAAYSGLTKIEPVNGVLTPVPELAERWEVSPDGTVWKFYLRKGLKFSNGDPLTAEDVVFSFRRVLKIRKSPAWLFEELGLNAQNMEETIYAENDHTVVLKTKPLAPNIVLSIIAPPWGGIVNKKLVLANEVNGDLGEAYLTNKSIGAGAGPYVVTEWKRREVITMEANPYYWRGQPPLKKIIIRDVPEETTQFLLVQKGDVDVAWNITTEQAAQLREAKPSNIRLVTTPEQSNEYIAMNVGWGPFKDERVRLAIKYAIDYDAIINSVMRGFAVLNQNFMPIGYFGYIELNPFKRDIEKAKRLLAEAGYPNGFEVELITSTTEIRRNEAVVVQANLADIGIKANIVLMPSGEMYQKYRQQGHQMIIAGWGIDYPDPDALAKPFANYRVKQLAWRNMWYDDYAADLAEKAGIEQDPEKRAQLYKELQEYWIYKSPFVMLYQPVGFWAVSNDVVGFEKACEGYTLVFDFTKISKK from the coding sequence GTGAGAAAAGCAGCGGTGCTTTTGCTGGCAACGCTTCTGCTATTAGTCGCGTTTGCGAAGACCCCGAAAGACACGCTCGTCATCGCCGCCAACACTGAGATATTCATCACGCTCGATCCTGCTGTATGTTACGAAACCTTCGCCGCCGCCGTGGTCACCGCCGCTTATTCTGGGCTGACCAAGATCGAACCTGTCAACGGCGTTTTAACACCCGTTCCTGAGCTCGCCGAACGCTGGGAGGTTTCTCCGGACGGTACGGTGTGGAAGTTCTATTTGAGGAAAGGTTTGAAGTTCTCGAACGGTGATCCCCTCACTGCAGAAGACGTTGTGTTCTCGTTCAGAAGGGTGTTGAAGATCAGGAAATCACCCGCGTGGCTCTTCGAAGAACTCGGACTGAATGCCCAGAACATGGAGGAGACGATATACGCCGAAAACGATCACACGGTTGTTCTGAAAACGAAGCCTCTCGCGCCGAACATAGTTCTGTCCATCATCGCTCCACCTTGGGGAGGTATCGTGAACAAGAAACTCGTGCTCGCCAACGAAGTGAACGGAGACCTTGGTGAAGCCTACTTGACGAACAAATCGATCGGAGCAGGAGCAGGTCCTTACGTGGTAACTGAATGGAAGCGTCGAGAGGTCATCACCATGGAGGCCAATCCGTACTACTGGCGTGGCCAACCACCTTTGAAGAAGATCATCATACGCGATGTGCCTGAAGAAACCACGCAGTTCTTGCTGGTTCAAAAAGGTGACGTCGATGTGGCCTGGAACATCACAACAGAGCAGGCCGCGCAGCTCAGAGAAGCAAAACCATCGAACATCAGACTGGTCACGACACCAGAACAGAGCAACGAGTACATCGCTATGAACGTTGGCTGGGGGCCATTCAAAGATGAGCGGGTGCGCTTGGCGATCAAGTACGCGATCGATTATGACGCGATCATTAACTCCGTCATGAGGGGCTTTGCGGTGCTGAACCAGAATTTCATGCCCATAGGTTATTTTGGCTACATCGAACTCAACCCGTTCAAGCGCGATATCGAGAAAGCAAAACGGTTATTGGCGGAAGCGGGCTATCCAAATGGGTTCGAGGTTGAACTCATAACGAGTACCACGGAAATAAGAAGGAACGAAGCTGTGGTTGTTCAGGCCAATCTGGCAGACATAGGTATCAAAGCGAACATAGTGTTGATGCCTTCGGGTGAGATGTATCAAAAATACCGTCAGCAGGGTCATCAGATGATCATAGCAGGTTGGGGTATAGACTATCCGGATCCCGACGCGCTGGCGAAACCGTTTGCGAATTACAGGGTCAAGCAACTTGCTTGGAGAAACATGTGGTACGATGATTACGCGGCAGACCTCGCGGAGAAGGCAGGAATTGAGCAGGATCCTGAAAAGCGTGCCCAGCTCTACAAAGAATTGCAGGAATACTGGATCTACAAGAGTCCGTTCGTGATGCTCTACCAACCGGTAGGTTTCTGGGCTGTCAGCAACGACGTGGTTGGGTTCGAAAAAGCCTGCGAGGGTTACACGTTGGTCTTCGATTTCACCAAGATAAGCAAGAAGTGA
- a CDS encoding FumA C-terminus/TtdB family hydratase beta subunit — MNLLELKVGERIEYTGAMIVMRDAAQRRIQKLLKEGSSLPVDLQGTIVFYAGPTRVVDGRFAIGPTTSERMDKYLKMLFELGVMATVGKGKRSDMAKELCREYRRIYFVAPSGAAAALAEHVESIKLLAFEDLGTEAMYEIWVKNFPLIVAIDSAGNDIFIFSQTLPNGGRNA; from the coding sequence TTGAACCTGTTAGAATTGAAAGTTGGTGAACGTATCGAATACACGGGTGCCATGATCGTGATGAGGGACGCCGCTCAAAGGAGGATCCAAAAGTTACTCAAAGAAGGTTCAAGTTTACCTGTGGATTTACAGGGAACGATCGTTTTCTACGCAGGGCCGACGAGAGTCGTCGATGGGAGGTTCGCCATAGGCCCCACCACGAGTGAGCGAATGGACAAGTATTTGAAAATGCTCTTTGAACTCGGGGTGATGGCCACGGTGGGAAAAGGAAAAAGGAGTGACATGGCAAAGGAGCTTTGCAGAGAATACCGAAGAATTTACTTCGTCGCACCGAGTGGTGCGGCGGCTGCACTCGCAGAACACGTTGAAAGTATAAAATTGCTGGCTTTCGAAGACCTTGGCACCGAGGCGATGTACGAGATCTGGGTGAAGAACTTTCCACTGATAGTCGCCATCGACAGCGCTGGAAACGATATCTTTATCTTTTCACAAACTCTTCCGAATGGAGGTAGGAACGCATGA
- a CDS encoding rhomboid family intramembrane serine protease — protein sequence MQRIRITHVILLINVGITILMMIARLGYFRNEAYLLLKFGAQYGPLVASGEWYRTVTAIFVHGGILHLLFNSYALFYFGSVVEAIYGPEKFIVSYLLTGLVGNIATHLLYYRSVSVGASGAIFGLVGMLFILGFKREARFYAGAVTGYALLPMIIFNIVYGFLPGSNINNAAHLGGFFSGVLLGYLIKPIPSIYSRTRSAFLAWRAASIALGILVLYSFMMLVFRSSV from the coding sequence TTGCAAAGGATCAGGATCACGCATGTAATACTGCTCATCAATGTGGGGATCACAATTTTAATGATGATCGCGAGGCTTGGTTACTTTCGAAACGAGGCCTACCTTTTGTTGAAATTCGGGGCACAGTACGGTCCACTGGTGGCGAGCGGTGAGTGGTACAGAACGGTCACAGCCATCTTCGTACATGGAGGGATACTGCACCTTCTTTTCAACTCTTACGCGCTGTTCTACTTCGGTAGCGTGGTGGAAGCCATTTACGGACCGGAAAAATTCATCGTTTCATACCTTTTAACAGGGCTTGTTGGCAACATCGCGACACACCTGCTTTATTACAGATCCGTTTCGGTGGGTGCCAGTGGAGCGATATTCGGTCTGGTCGGCATGCTCTTCATCCTCGGTTTCAAACGGGAAGCCCGCTTCTATGCAGGTGCTGTGACTGGCTATGCCCTGCTACCCATGATAATCTTCAACATCGTGTACGGTTTCCTGCCGGGCAGTAACATCAACAACGCGGCGCACCTCGGGGGATTCTTCAGCGGTGTTCTGCTCGGTTATCTGATCAAACCTATACCGTCGATTTACAGCCGCACAAGATCCGCTTTCCTCGCTTGGAGAGCTGCCTCGATCGCTTTGGGGATCCTCGTTTTGTACAGTTTCATGATGCTCGTTTTCCGATCATCCGTATGA